A stretch of the Archangium violaceum genome encodes the following:
- a CDS encoding S-adenosylmethionine:tRNA ribosyltransferase-isomerase, with the protein MNAARWPREHPDSGRLLLVAPRSGRLDDVRMTELPRMLRPGDLLVLNDAATLPAALPGQTEAGAPIELRLVSREEEGTWTAVLLGAGDWRTRTEERPPPPPVAPGERLVLGGLGARVVAVLPPSPRLLRVMFEARGAALWAALYRAGRPVQYAHVERPLALWHIQTAYAARPWAVEAPSAGLPLTWALLLDLKRRGVRLASLTHAAGLSSTGEAALDAALPRPERFDVPASTVDAIHATRASGGRVVAVGTTVVRALEGRAAQTGGRLEAGEGVTDLLLGPGFVPRVVDGLLSGMHEPGTSHFTLLQAFAPPELLRAANVLAESRGYLGHEFGDSCLILEP; encoded by the coding sequence ATGAACGCCGCCCGTTGGCCTCGGGAGCATCCGGACTCCGGACGCCTTCTCCTCGTGGCGCCCCGCTCCGGGCGTCTCGACGATGTCCGCATGACCGAGCTTCCCCGGATGCTGCGTCCGGGCGACCTGCTCGTCCTCAATGACGCCGCGACACTTCCCGCGGCCCTGCCTGGCCAGACGGAAGCGGGTGCCCCCATCGAGCTGCGGCTCGTGTCCCGCGAGGAAGAGGGCACCTGGACCGCCGTCCTCCTCGGCGCGGGGGATTGGCGCACCCGCACCGAGGAGCGGCCACCGCCACCGCCCGTCGCTCCGGGCGAGCGGCTCGTCCTGGGTGGATTGGGTGCGCGCGTGGTGGCCGTGCTCCCTCCCTCTCCCCGCCTCCTGCGCGTGATGTTCGAGGCCCGGGGCGCCGCGCTGTGGGCCGCGCTCTACCGCGCTGGCCGGCCCGTGCAGTACGCCCACGTGGAGCGCCCGCTCGCGCTCTGGCACATCCAGACGGCCTACGCCGCGCGCCCGTGGGCCGTGGAGGCACCCTCCGCGGGCCTGCCGCTCACCTGGGCCCTGCTGCTGGACCTGAAGCGCCGGGGCGTGCGGCTGGCCTCGCTCACGCACGCGGCGGGGCTGTCCTCCACCGGAGAGGCCGCGTTGGATGCCGCGCTCCCTCGCCCCGAGCGCTTCGACGTGCCCGCGTCCACCGTGGACGCCATCCACGCCACGCGGGCCTCGGGGGGACGCGTGGTGGCGGTGGGCACCACCGTGGTGCGAGCACTGGAGGGGCGCGCGGCGCAGACGGGCGGCCGGTTGGAGGCCGGGGAGGGCGTGACGGACCTCCTCCTCGGGCCGGGCTTCGTTCCACGGGTGGTGGACGGGCTGCTCTCCGGGATGCACGAGCCCGGCACCAGCCACTTCACCCTGCTCCAGGCCTTCGCGCCGCCAGAGTTGTTGCGCGCCGCCAACGTGCTCGCGGAGTCACGGGGCTACCTGGGGCACGAGTTCGGTGACTCGTGCCTCATCCTGGAGCCGTGA
- a CDS encoding SDR family NAD(P)-dependent oxidoreductase, with product MKLEGKAVLVTGASRGLGEALMETFARKGARVVGVSRNAGEMEAVASRLRARGHEAHALAADVGDKEAIHPLVGAAAALVGPIDVLVHNASTLGPTPLPLLLDTACEDLGRVLEVNLVGPFRLTKAIVGSMLLRGEGLVVHLTSDAAVAAYARWGAYGVSKAALEHLGRIWAAELEGTDVRFLNVDPGEMDTRMHRDAIPEADPASLARPEDVAARIVSLVESAQAHPSGARLEAARVEPVRPEAA from the coding sequence ATGAAACTCGAAGGAAAGGCAGTACTGGTGACGGGAGCGAGCCGGGGACTCGGAGAGGCGTTGATGGAGACGTTCGCCAGGAAGGGGGCGCGAGTGGTGGGCGTCTCGCGGAACGCCGGGGAAATGGAGGCGGTGGCCTCCCGGCTGCGTGCTCGGGGCCATGAGGCCCATGCGCTCGCCGCGGACGTGGGTGACAAGGAGGCCATCCATCCGCTGGTGGGGGCCGCGGCCGCCCTGGTGGGCCCCATCGACGTCCTCGTCCACAACGCGAGCACGCTGGGCCCCACGCCGCTGCCCCTGTTGTTGGACACCGCTTGCGAGGACCTCGGGCGCGTGCTGGAGGTGAACCTCGTGGGACCCTTCCGGCTCACCAAGGCCATCGTGGGCTCCATGCTGCTGCGCGGCGAGGGCCTGGTGGTGCACCTCACCTCGGATGCCGCCGTCGCCGCCTACGCGCGGTGGGGCGCCTATGGCGTGTCCAAGGCCGCCCTGGAGCACCTCGGGCGCATCTGGGCCGCCGAGCTGGAGGGCACGGACGTCCGCTTCCTCAACGTGGACCCCGGCGAGATGGACACCCGCATGCACCGCGACGCCATTCCCGAGGCGGACCCCGCCAGCCTCGCGCGTCCGGAGGACGTGGCCGCGCGCATCGTCTCCCTCGTGGAGTCCGCCCAGGCCCACCCGTCCGGCGCCCGTCTGGAGGCCGCTCGCGTGGAGCCGGTGCGTCCGGAGGCCGCATGA
- a CDS encoding XRE family transcriptional regulator has translation MSDEELAGWLARNVKALREARGATQAQLAKLAGVPRATWANLESGASNPTLGVLHRVASALQVSLEELVARPRASAQHYPRDSLVVRTRGPGFVRKLLPDPLPGMEFDRMELPPGARLTGVPHTPGTREYLVCEAGRMALVASGERFILETGDVVVFRGDQKHSYENPGTKAAVGYSVVLLAQPAFRP, from the coding sequence ATGAGCGACGAGGAACTGGCGGGCTGGTTGGCGCGCAACGTCAAGGCGCTGCGTGAGGCACGAGGAGCGACCCAGGCACAGCTCGCGAAGCTGGCGGGAGTGCCTCGGGCGACGTGGGCGAATCTGGAGTCGGGAGCGAGCAACCCGACGCTGGGCGTGTTGCACAGGGTGGCGTCGGCGCTGCAGGTGTCGTTGGAGGAACTGGTGGCGAGGCCCCGGGCCAGCGCCCAGCACTACCCGCGGGACAGCCTGGTCGTGCGGACGAGGGGACCGGGCTTCGTGCGCAAGTTGCTGCCGGACCCTCTACCCGGAATGGAGTTCGACCGGATGGAGCTTCCTCCGGGAGCCCGGCTGACGGGCGTGCCGCATACGCCGGGCACGCGCGAGTACCTGGTGTGCGAGGCGGGGAGGATGGCGTTGGTGGCCAGCGGCGAGCGCTTCATCCTGGAGACGGGAGACGTGGTGGTGTTCCGGGGGGACCAGAAACACTCGTACGAGAACCCGGGGACGAAGGCCGCGGTGGGCTACTCGGTGGTGCTGCTGGCTCAGCCCGCGTTCCGGCCGTAG
- a CDS encoding 2OG-Fe(II) oxygenase, translating to MSPLSLRDEEIQSLGERGWFTRASFLGETNARALHVEAKARVEAGLLRPAGIRRGADHSLDRDIRGDFITWVKPEEQGSALGRLRDAYAALGEALSAEAYLGLGRFDLQLAWYPGGGERYARHFDAFPGQSNRRVTAIYYLNPDWVPAHGGLLRLYLEGGTVDVEPTLDRLLVFLSERIEHEVLPAHGPRLALTAWFYGRNAG from the coding sequence ATGAGTCCGCTGTCCCTTCGAGATGAAGAAATCCAGTCACTCGGTGAGCGGGGTTGGTTCACCCGCGCGTCCTTCCTCGGGGAGACGAATGCACGGGCCCTTCACGTGGAGGCGAAGGCGCGCGTCGAGGCGGGCCTGCTGCGCCCCGCGGGCATCCGCCGGGGCGCGGACCACTCGCTGGACCGGGACATCCGCGGCGACTTCATCACCTGGGTGAAGCCCGAGGAGCAGGGCTCGGCGCTCGGCCGCCTGCGCGACGCCTATGCCGCGCTGGGTGAAGCGCTGTCGGCGGAGGCCTACCTGGGGCTCGGACGCTTCGATCTGCAGCTCGCCTGGTATCCAGGCGGCGGAGAGCGGTACGCGCGCCACTTCGATGCCTTCCCGGGCCAGTCCAACCGGCGCGTCACGGCCATCTACTACCTCAATCCGGACTGGGTGCCCGCGCACGGCGGCCTGCTGCGCCTCTACCTCGAGGGAGGCACCGTGGACGTGGAGCCCACGCTCGATCGGCTCCTGGTGTTCCTCAGCGAGCGCATCGAACACGAGGTGCTGCCCGCTCACGGCCCCCGGCTCGCGCTCACCGCCTGGTTCTACGGCCGGAACGCGGGCTGA
- a CDS encoding DUF4230 domain-containing protein encodes MLRLLLRVLLVVVALAVGAGGAFLWLRPKPPALPDTPALVTRIHEVARLETLDVSLYKKVEFSPEPQATNSLWKDVINWAAYSLHTPRGRAIVFADVHLGYDFGRLTGSSLRVQGTRVDVALPPLEVKVELKPGETEIIGSNLDSAQTALLLEKAREAFEREVKGDARLKERARRSAENTLRVLFLSLGFREVNVVDVLPPVATAG; translated from the coding sequence ATGCTGCGTCTCCTCCTGCGGGTGTTGCTCGTCGTCGTCGCCCTGGCCGTCGGGGCCGGGGGCGCCTTCCTCTGGCTCCGTCCCAAGCCCCCTGCCCTGCCGGATACACCCGCGCTCGTCACCCGCATCCACGAGGTGGCCCGCCTGGAGACGCTGGACGTGTCCCTCTACAAGAAGGTGGAGTTCTCCCCGGAGCCCCAGGCCACCAACTCGCTCTGGAAGGACGTCATCAACTGGGCGGCCTACTCCCTCCATACGCCGCGCGGCCGCGCCATCGTCTTCGCGGACGTGCACCTCGGCTACGACTTCGGCCGGCTCACGGGCTCCTCGCTGCGCGTCCAGGGCACGCGCGTGGACGTGGCCCTCCCGCCCCTGGAGGTGAAGGTGGAGCTCAAGCCCGGCGAGACGGAGATCATCGGCTCCAACCTGGACAGCGCCCAGACGGCGCTCCTCCTGGAGAAGGCCCGCGAGGCCTTCGAGCGCGAGGTGAAGGGCGATGCCCGCTTGAAGGAGCGGGCCCGGCGCTCGGCGGAGAACACGCTGCGCGTGCTGTTCCTCTCGCTGGGCTTCCGCGAGGTGAACGTGGTGGACGTGCTGCCGCCCGTGGCCACCGCGGGCTGA
- a CDS encoding tetratricopeptide repeat protein, with protein MDPSSLEYIRRKVEAGEPLSDVELDVLRSAARDTPGPTLRLAVAHALMNADAEREALRLLESLRRDFPQDVQVRLGLARALLGLERPGDAEAVLREALALNPGDPEALKVLAVLALRRGEHGRARAYVGEVLEGDPLDGDARMLQAELEAADVPPAPEPRVQALRSEFTAALLAALHRARVACRRQGKDLLVKLASGEVGRVDVASLYAAYHDGAQDLTVYVEGLVARLQGLSGLTGETRSLEARVRPVLRPAGFAAQAVGALHREGPAGLEVFYVLEDAEFVHYLPVASLGPAGLTGEAVDARAWRNLEADPAPVRPVVLDEGQVVLAESFSGLWAVAGGDGYDAARLLTAEQRRRLVLHAGEVPLRVHLGRREFALVCRESDAPACESLSRLGSAPDGIPGLFRLADGGLERT; from the coding sequence GTGGACCCTTCTTCCCTGGAGTACATCCGCCGCAAGGTGGAGGCTGGCGAACCCCTGAGTGACGTGGAGCTGGACGTGCTCCGCTCCGCGGCACGGGACACGCCCGGGCCCACGCTGCGGCTCGCCGTGGCGCATGCGTTGATGAACGCGGACGCGGAGCGCGAGGCCCTGCGCCTGCTGGAGTCGTTGCGACGCGACTTTCCCCAGGACGTGCAGGTGCGGCTGGGGCTGGCGCGGGCGCTGCTCGGGCTGGAGCGCCCGGGCGACGCGGAGGCCGTGTTGCGCGAGGCGCTCGCCCTCAATCCGGGAGATCCGGAGGCCCTCAAGGTGCTCGCGGTGCTGGCCCTGCGGCGGGGCGAGCACGGCCGGGCGCGGGCCTACGTGGGGGAGGTGTTGGAGGGAGATCCACTCGACGGGGATGCGCGGATGCTGCAGGCGGAGCTGGAGGCCGCGGATGTGCCGCCCGCGCCGGAGCCCCGGGTCCAGGCGCTGCGCTCGGAGTTCACCGCCGCGCTGCTGGCCGCGCTGCACCGGGCCCGGGTTGCGTGCCGGCGGCAGGGGAAGGATCTGCTGGTGAAGCTGGCCTCGGGAGAGGTGGGGCGCGTGGACGTGGCCTCGCTCTACGCCGCCTACCACGACGGCGCGCAGGACCTGACCGTGTACGTGGAGGGGCTGGTGGCTCGGCTCCAGGGCCTGTCCGGGCTCACCGGTGAGACACGCTCCCTGGAGGCGAGGGTGCGACCGGTGCTCCGGCCCGCTGGCTTCGCGGCGCAGGCGGTGGGGGCGCTCCACCGGGAAGGGCCCGCGGGGCTCGAGGTCTTCTACGTCCTGGAGGACGCGGAGTTCGTGCACTACCTGCCCGTGGCGTCGCTCGGGCCCGCCGGGCTCACCGGGGAGGCGGTGGACGCGAGGGCCTGGCGCAACCTGGAGGCGGACCCCGCGCCGGTGAGGCCGGTGGTGCTGGACGAGGGGCAGGTGGTGCTCGCGGAGTCCTTCAGCGGCCTGTGGGCGGTGGCCGGGGGAGATGGGTACGACGCGGCCCGGCTCCTCACGGCGGAGCAGCGGCGGCGACTGGTGCTGCACGCGGGCGAGGTGCCGTTGCGTGTCCACCTGGGCCGCCGGGAGTTCGCGCTGGTGTGCCGCGAGTCGGACGCTCCCGCGTGTGAGTCGTTGTCCCGGTTGGGCAGTGCCCCGGATGGGATTCCCGGCCTCTTCCGCCTCGCGGACGGTGGGCTCGAGCGCACCTGA
- a CDS encoding TIGR02265 family protein: MEADAIDEGYNMSTGAESGPLPPDVWARDLARRLELATPEDSVRGMFLRGMLESVRELGDEALVQRCLEACGHENFVDFFSYPTALELRIISVAMEPLAARYGSFEEGLRMLGRHAVNVFLCSHAGRMLLMVAGGNPKMLVTSAPTCYRFGASYGQHHLQWMGQTRCLWSMKREFKPYPYQEGVFMAFLEKTSARKVRVVGRKTGDLDSELDISWE; encoded by the coding sequence ATGGAGGCTGATGCCATCGACGAGGGGTACAACATGAGCACGGGCGCGGAATCGGGCCCTCTGCCACCGGATGTCTGGGCGCGGGACCTGGCGCGGCGGTTGGAGCTGGCGACGCCCGAGGACTCCGTGCGAGGCATGTTCCTGCGGGGGATGTTGGAGTCGGTCCGGGAACTCGGAGACGAGGCCCTGGTGCAGCGCTGCCTCGAGGCCTGTGGCCACGAGAACTTCGTGGACTTCTTCAGCTACCCCACCGCGCTGGAGCTGCGGATCATCTCCGTCGCGATGGAGCCGCTGGCGGCGCGTTACGGGAGCTTCGAGGAGGGGTTGCGGATGCTGGGACGGCATGCCGTGAACGTCTTCCTGTGCTCCCACGCGGGCAGGATGCTGCTGATGGTGGCGGGGGGAAATCCCAAGATGCTGGTGACCAGCGCGCCCACCTGCTACCGGTTCGGCGCGAGCTACGGCCAGCACCACCTGCAGTGGATGGGACAGACGCGCTGCCTCTGGAGCATGAAGCGGGAGTTCAAGCCCTACCCCTACCAGGAGGGCGTGTTCATGGCCTTCCTCGAGAAGACGAGCGCCCGGAAGGTCCGAGTGGTCGGACGCAAGACAGGCGACCTGGATAGCGAGCTCGACATCTCCTGGGAGTGA
- a CDS encoding TIGR02265 family protein: MSIAAISWSVSPRDGGQFWGQRMALATSEDMARGLFLQSALKAVRELGDEALEKRCVSACGQARFFDFFNYPIRQHLQMLSVAMPSLATRHGDVEQALWLMGHCVAMDFLESEAGRTMQVLVRGEAKRLVNNLPSTYQVSVNGVRSVKWTGPQCCRFSMKRDFLPAAFHEGMLVAMLERMDASKVKVVGRQVDVLDSEYDISWQ, from the coding sequence ATGAGCATCGCGGCGATCTCGTGGAGTGTGTCGCCCCGGGATGGCGGGCAGTTCTGGGGACAGCGAATGGCGCTGGCGACCTCGGAGGACATGGCGCGAGGGCTGTTCCTCCAGAGCGCATTGAAGGCCGTGCGGGAGCTGGGGGACGAGGCGCTGGAGAAGCGCTGTGTCTCCGCATGTGGGCAGGCCCGCTTCTTCGACTTCTTCAACTACCCCATCCGGCAGCACCTGCAGATGCTGTCCGTCGCCATGCCGTCCCTGGCCACGCGCCACGGGGACGTCGAGCAGGCCTTGTGGTTGATGGGGCACTGCGTGGCGATGGACTTCCTGGAGTCCGAGGCCGGGAGGACCATGCAGGTGCTGGTGCGCGGTGAGGCGAAGCGGTTGGTGAACAACCTGCCGTCGACCTACCAGGTGTCGGTGAACGGGGTGCGCTCGGTGAAGTGGACGGGGCCGCAGTGCTGCCGCTTCTCCATGAAGCGCGACTTCCTGCCCGCCGCGTTCCACGAGGGCATGCTGGTGGCGATGCTCGAGCGGATGGACGCCAGCAAGGTGAAGGTGGTGGGACGTCAGGTGGACGTGCTCGACAGCGAGTACGACATCTCCTGGCAGTAG
- a CDS encoding TIGR02265 family protein yields MAVSSAARTKWVKADTWELELERRRSLATSDDTIRGMLFNGTLEVLQSMGAEALAKRCVEESGETHFLDFFSYPVQKHCQMVSTALPLLARQYGDAEQALRQLGRLVANRFLRVGAGRVMLSLSPRSPRQLMYTLPMAYRMAVSFGEYEIRWTGPTSGRLTLKRDFMPHPFHEGVVEMSLTLWGAREVWVGGRQTGGLDSECDFCWQ; encoded by the coding sequence ATGGCCGTGAGCAGTGCCGCACGCACCAAGTGGGTAAAGGCAGACACCTGGGAGCTGGAATTGGAGCGGCGGAGGAGTCTGGCCACATCGGACGACACCATCCGAGGAATGCTGTTCAACGGGACGTTGGAGGTACTGCAGTCGATGGGCGCCGAGGCGCTGGCGAAGCGCTGCGTCGAGGAGAGTGGGGAGACACACTTCCTGGACTTTTTCAGCTATCCCGTCCAGAAGCACTGTCAGATGGTGTCGACGGCGCTGCCCCTCCTGGCGCGGCAGTATGGGGACGCGGAGCAGGCGCTGCGGCAATTGGGGCGGTTGGTGGCCAACCGCTTCCTGCGGGTCGGGGCGGGAAGGGTGATGCTGTCGCTGTCGCCGCGCAGTCCAAGGCAGCTGATGTACACGCTGCCCATGGCGTACCGCATGGCGGTGAGCTTCGGCGAGTACGAGATTCGGTGGACGGGGCCGACGAGCGGCCGTCTCACCCTGAAGCGCGACTTCATGCCCCACCCCTTCCATGAGGGCGTGGTGGAGATGTCGCTGACGTTGTGGGGCGCGCGTGAGGTGTGGGTGGGTGGGCGGCAGACGGGCGGGCTCGACAGCGAGTGCGATTTCTGCTGGCAGTGA
- a CDS encoding HAD family hydrolase: MSLPSRPLSAAIFDMDGTLVDNMRFHVQAWVSLSRSLGIESPAERFEREFNGRRNAEIIPALLGRPVSAEELIQLEERKESHYRDLYAPHLRLLHGGHELLTRLREAGLKLAVASAAPHANRAFVLDGLRLRPFFSQVVGAEDVERGKPAPDVFLAAAKALGVEPSASVVFEDAVNGILAARAAGMFAVGVSTLIPAEVLREAGAHWVIPDFASLPDDFEQLLFGAPRALV; this comes from the coding sequence ATGAGCCTCCCGTCCCGTCCGCTCTCCGCCGCCATCTTCGACATGGATGGCACCCTGGTCGACAACATGCGCTTCCATGTCCAGGCCTGGGTGTCCCTCTCCCGGAGCCTCGGCATCGAGTCGCCCGCGGAGCGCTTCGAGCGGGAGTTCAACGGCCGGCGCAACGCGGAGATCATCCCCGCGCTGCTCGGCCGTCCCGTCTCCGCCGAGGAGCTGATCCAACTGGAGGAGCGCAAGGAGTCCCACTACCGCGATCTCTACGCGCCGCACCTGCGTTTGTTGCACGGTGGTCACGAACTCCTCACGCGGCTGCGCGAGGCGGGCCTGAAGCTCGCGGTGGCCTCGGCCGCGCCCCACGCCAACCGGGCCTTCGTGCTCGACGGGCTGCGACTGCGCCCGTTCTTCTCCCAGGTCGTCGGCGCCGAGGACGTGGAGCGCGGCAAGCCGGCCCCGGACGTCTTCCTCGCCGCCGCGAAGGCGCTCGGGGTGGAGCCCTCCGCGAGCGTCGTCTTCGAGGACGCCGTCAATGGCATCCTCGCCGCGCGCGCGGCGGGCATGTTCGCGGTGGGTGTCTCCACCCTCATTCCCGCCGAGGTGCTGCGGGAGGCCGGTGCCCACTGGGTCATCCCTGACTTCGCCTCGCTCCCAGATGATTTCGAGCAGCTGCTCTTCGGTGCGCCTCGCGCCCTGGTGTGA
- a CDS encoding TIGR02265 family protein translates to MHVVDNRVWWPEAPSGSDEDLAQRLAMASPSDTARGMFLRATLDAVRTLGDEEAVLSCQRASGEEKLVDFFIYPVSANLRMVFAAARMLEARCGGFDEALRQLGYKAAESFLASAAGMALQILARGDVKRLVGHLPSAYRASVSFGVRSVVWTGPTSGRLTMRREFMPHAFHEGLLLGVLGKVHARGARVRGHQLSTLESDYDLSWEA, encoded by the coding sequence ATGCACGTCGTCGATAACCGGGTCTGGTGGCCGGAGGCTCCATCCGGCTCGGATGAGGACCTGGCGCAGCGCCTGGCCATGGCCTCGCCGTCGGACACGGCGCGAGGCATGTTCCTGCGAGCCACGCTGGACGCCGTGCGGACCCTGGGAGACGAGGAGGCGGTGCTCAGCTGCCAGCGGGCGAGCGGGGAGGAGAAGCTGGTGGACTTCTTCATCTACCCCGTCAGCGCGAACCTGCGGATGGTGTTCGCCGCGGCGAGGATGTTGGAGGCGCGGTGCGGCGGCTTCGACGAGGCGCTCCGGCAGCTCGGGTACAAGGCCGCGGAGAGCTTCCTGGCGTCCGCGGCGGGCATGGCGCTCCAGATACTGGCCAGGGGAGACGTGAAGCGGCTGGTGGGCCATCTGCCCTCGGCGTACCGGGCCTCGGTGAGCTTCGGGGTGCGCTCGGTGGTGTGGACGGGGCCGACGAGCGGCCGGCTCACCATGCGGCGCGAGTTCATGCCCCATGCCTTCCATGAGGGATTGTTGCTGGGCGTGCTGGGGAAGGTGCACGCGCGCGGCGCCCGGGTGCGCGGGCATCAGCTCTCCACGCTCGAGAGCGACTACGACCTCTCCTGGGAGGCGTGA
- a CDS encoding hybrid sensor histidine kinase/response regulator, whose translation MAIPFLQDTPPPVDPVAALLQLLEEEEARVVRLWAKRIRAETYELDIPGRNLRAPLRGMMDELVRLLRDRGTDALRLWPEVVRSHGARRYDQRFDSEDLAREFKALEEVLLYVYAKRNGQLEAEVATFIVELVGEAHASAQASFARVLKTEEVRFREAAVMESVLHHVEVGILLAEVDGTVSFATPPVSRLMGVPMRAVVGSRSQTSLSAVLTQVNARHPGGEPFKVSDMPFMRALRERGPVRGVMMVVERPGGGEASLEMSATPVWEEGGELAGVIQTFTDRTEAANKTKALVSAHGELRRLQGRLLQRTRTQALGQLASGAAHALNNFLNVLRLRITLLRREFKPEHLDALDKTVGQVGELVARLQEFNVQRTEEQISDVQVDATVREALELARAELEQREHPVSVELHLGDPGAVRADPGFFRELVVNLLLAERERLGDVGGRVRVETRTESSGWVSLRVEDHGTPYDAEDMTRMFDPLNRDAGAPQLSLLLAVARNQVQRWGGELSVENLSGGHGAAFVVRLPLARSTEDAERAGAGRGPTAGPRRFQQTRRVLVVDDDPDNARMMAEVLSEEGYDVKVAHSGDVALKMWEERRYDAALLDAVMPDLSGWEVARELRKRSPQALLAIVTGMDVRGQNRSNLALVDAVFRKPIDVGALDDFLGQSESPVTSSGGGSGSAGASPPPA comes from the coding sequence ATGGCCATTCCCTTCCTCCAAGACACCCCGCCGCCCGTGGACCCGGTGGCCGCCCTGCTTCAACTGCTGGAAGAAGAGGAGGCGCGCGTGGTGCGCCTGTGGGCCAAGCGCATCCGGGCGGAGACGTACGAACTGGACATCCCCGGGCGCAACCTGCGCGCTCCCCTGCGCGGAATGATGGATGAGCTCGTCCGACTGCTCAGGGACCGGGGGACGGACGCCTTGCGCCTCTGGCCGGAGGTGGTGCGCTCGCACGGCGCCCGCCGGTATGATCAGCGCTTCGACTCGGAGGACCTGGCGCGCGAGTTCAAGGCGCTGGAGGAGGTGCTCCTCTACGTCTACGCCAAGCGCAACGGCCAGCTGGAGGCGGAGGTGGCCACCTTCATCGTGGAGCTGGTGGGCGAGGCACATGCCTCGGCGCAGGCCTCCTTCGCGCGGGTGCTGAAGACGGAGGAGGTGCGCTTCCGCGAGGCGGCGGTGATGGAGTCGGTGCTGCACCACGTGGAGGTGGGCATCCTCCTGGCCGAGGTGGACGGGACGGTGTCCTTCGCCACGCCGCCGGTGAGCCGCCTCATGGGCGTGCCCATGCGGGCCGTGGTGGGCTCGCGCTCGCAGACGTCGCTGTCGGCGGTGCTCACCCAGGTGAACGCGCGCCACCCGGGCGGCGAGCCCTTCAAGGTGAGCGACATGCCCTTCATGCGGGCGCTGCGCGAGCGCGGGCCGGTGCGCGGGGTGATGATGGTGGTGGAGCGGCCCGGTGGGGGCGAGGCCTCCCTGGAGATGAGCGCCACGCCCGTCTGGGAGGAGGGAGGCGAGCTGGCCGGCGTCATCCAGACCTTCACCGACCGCACCGAGGCGGCCAACAAGACGAAGGCGCTGGTGAGCGCGCACGGCGAGCTGCGGCGGTTGCAGGGACGGCTGCTGCAGCGCACGCGCACGCAGGCGCTGGGCCAGCTGGCCAGTGGCGCGGCCCATGCGCTCAACAACTTCCTCAACGTGCTGCGGCTGCGCATCACCCTCCTGCGGCGCGAGTTCAAGCCCGAGCACCTGGACGCGCTGGACAAGACGGTGGGCCAGGTGGGCGAGCTGGTGGCGCGGCTGCAGGAGTTCAACGTGCAGCGCACCGAGGAGCAGATTTCCGACGTGCAGGTGGACGCGACGGTGCGCGAGGCGCTGGAGCTGGCGCGGGCGGAGCTGGAGCAGCGCGAGCACCCGGTGTCGGTGGAGCTCCACCTGGGAGACCCGGGGGCGGTGAGGGCGGACCCGGGCTTCTTCCGCGAGCTGGTGGTGAACCTGCTGCTGGCCGAGCGGGAGCGGCTGGGCGACGTGGGCGGGCGGGTGCGGGTGGAGACGCGGACGGAGTCGAGCGGGTGGGTGTCGTTGCGCGTGGAGGACCATGGCACGCCGTACGACGCGGAGGACATGACGCGCATGTTCGATCCGCTCAACCGTGACGCGGGGGCGCCGCAGCTCTCGCTCCTCCTGGCGGTGGCGCGCAACCAGGTGCAGCGCTGGGGAGGCGAGCTGTCGGTGGAGAACCTGTCCGGCGGGCATGGGGCCGCCTTCGTGGTGCGGCTGCCGCTGGCCAGGTCCACGGAGGACGCGGAGCGGGCGGGCGCGGGCAGGGGTCCGACCGCGGGCCCTCGGCGCTTCCAGCAGACGCGCCGGGTGCTGGTGGTGGACGACGATCCGGACAACGCGCGGATGATGGCGGAGGTGCTCAGCGAGGAGGGCTACGACGTGAAGGTGGCCCACAGCGGCGACGTGGCGCTGAAGATGTGGGAGGAGCGCCGTTACGACGCCGCGCTGCTCGACGCGGTGATGCCGGACCTCTCCGGATGGGAGGTGGCGCGCGAGCTGCGCAAGCGCTCGCCCCAGGCGCTGCTGGCCATCGTCACGGGCATGGACGTGCGCGGGCAGAACCGCTCCAACCTCGCGCTGGTGGACGCCGTGTTCCGCAAACCCATCGACGTGGGCGCGCTCGACGACTTCCTCGGCCAGTCGGAGTCCCCCGTGACCAGCAGTGGTGGTGGCTCTGGCTCCGCCGGAGCCTCCCCTCCTCCCGCGTGA